A single Pseudomonas sp. HN11 DNA region contains:
- a CDS encoding aspartate aminotransferase family protein: protein MNMPENAPSSLASQLKLDAHWMPYTANRNFQRDPRLIVAAEGSWLTDDKGRKVYDSLSGLWTCGAGHTRKEIQEAVAKQLGTLDYSPGFQYGHPLSFQLAEKITDLTPGNLNHVFFTDSGSECADTAVKMVRAYWRLKGQATKTKMIGRARGYHGVNIAGTSLGGVNGNRKMFGQAMMDVDHLPHTLLASNAFSRGMPEQGGIALADELLKLIELHDASNIAAVFVEPMAGSAGVLVPPQGYLKRLREICDQHNILLVFDEVITGFGRTGSMFGADSFGVTPDLMCIAKQVTNGAIPMGAVIASSEIYQTFMNQATPEYAVEFPHGYTYSAHPVACAAGLAALDLLQKENLVQSVVEVAPHFENALHGLKGSKNVIDIRNYGLAGAIQIAPRDGDAIVRPFEAGMALWKAGFYVRFGGDTLQFGPTFNSKSQDLDRLFDAVGEVLNKID, encoded by the coding sequence ATGAACATGCCCGAAAACGCCCCATCGTCCCTGGCCAGCCAATTGAAGCTGGACGCGCACTGGATGCCTTACACCGCCAACCGTAACTTCCAGCGTGACCCGCGCCTGATCGTGGCCGCCGAAGGCAGCTGGCTGACGGACGATAAGGGCCGCAAGGTGTATGACTCGCTGTCGGGCCTGTGGACCTGCGGCGCCGGGCACACCCGCAAGGAAATCCAGGAGGCGGTGGCCAAGCAATTGGGCACTTTGGACTACTCGCCGGGCTTCCAGTACGGTCATCCTTTGTCCTTCCAGCTGGCGGAAAAGATCACCGACCTGACGCCGGGTAACCTGAACCACGTGTTCTTCACCGACTCCGGCTCTGAGTGTGCCGACACTGCAGTCAAGATGGTGCGTGCCTACTGGCGCCTGAAAGGCCAGGCCACCAAGACCAAGATGATCGGTCGCGCCCGTGGTTACCACGGTGTGAACATCGCCGGCACCAGCCTGGGCGGCGTTAACGGCAACCGTAAGATGTTTGGTCAGGCGATGATGGATGTTGACCATCTGCCACACACCCTGTTGGCGAGCAACGCCTTCTCCCGCGGTATGCCGGAGCAGGGCGGTATCGCGCTGGCCGATGAACTGCTCAAGCTGATTGAGCTGCATGACGCGTCGAACATCGCCGCTGTATTTGTCGAACCGATGGCCGGTTCCGCAGGCGTCTTGGTGCCGCCACAGGGTTACCTCAAGCGTCTGCGTGAGATCTGCGACCAGCACAACATCCTGTTGGTGTTTGACGAAGTGATCACCGGCTTTGGCCGTACCGGCTCGATGTTCGGCGCTGACAGCTTCGGCGTGACCCCGGACCTGATGTGCATCGCCAAGCAAGTCACCAACGGTGCTATCCCGATGGGCGCGGTGATTGCCAGCAGCGAGATCTATCAGACCTTCATGAACCAGGCGACGCCGGAGTACGCGGTGGAATTCCCACACGGTTACACCTACTCGGCTCACCCGGTCGCCTGCGCCGCTGGCCTGGCGGCATTGGACCTTTTGCAGAAGGAAAACCTGGTGCAGAGCGTCGTCGAAGTCGCGCCGCACTTTGAGAATGCGCTGCACGGGCTTAAGGGCAGCAAAAACGTGATCGACATTCGCAACTACGGTTTGGCCGGTGCGATCCAGATTGCTCCGCGTGACGGCGATGCGATCGTGCGTCCATTCGAGGCGGGCATGGCCTTGTGGAAAGCTGGTTTCTACGTGCGTTTTGGTGGCGACACCCTGCAGTTCGGGCCAACCTTCAATAGCAAGTCGCAGGACCTGGATCGTCTGTTCGATGCGGTCGGCGAAGTGCTGAACAAAATCGACTGA
- a CDS encoding CoA-acylating methylmalonate-semialdehyde dehydrogenase — protein MSLIQHLINGELVNDSGRRADVYNPSTGQVIHQVPLASRETIQQAIDSAKAAFPAWRNTPAAKRAQVMFRFKQLLEQNEARISQLISEEHGKTLEDAAGELKRGIENVEYACSAPEILKGEYSRNVGPNIDAWSDFQPLGVVAGITPFNFPAMVPLWMYPLAIVCGNCFILKPSERDPSSTLLIAQLLQEAGLPKGVLSVVHGDKGAVDALIEAPEVKALSFVGSTPIAEYIYSEATKRGKRVQALGGAKNHAVLMPDADLDNAVSALMGAAYGSCGERCMAISVAVCVGDQVADALIAKLVPQVKALKIGAGTSCGLDMGPLVTGQARDKVSGYIEDGVAAGAKLVVDGRGLSVAGHEEGFFLGGSLFDRVTPEMRIYKEEIFGPVLCVVRVNSLEAAMQLINDHEYGNGTCIFTRDGEAARLFCDEIEVGMVGVNVPLPVPVAYHSFGGWKRSLFGDLHAYGPDGVRFYTRRKAITQRWPQRASHEASQFAFPSLS, from the coding sequence ATGAGCCTTATCCAGCATTTGATCAACGGTGAATTGGTCAACGACAGCGGTCGCCGCGCCGACGTGTACAACCCGTCCACCGGTCAGGTGATCCACCAGGTGCCGTTGGCCAGTCGTGAAACTATTCAGCAAGCGATCGACTCGGCCAAGGCGGCGTTCCCAGCCTGGCGCAATACCCCTGCGGCCAAGCGTGCCCAGGTGATGTTTCGTTTCAAGCAATTGTTGGAGCAAAACGAAGCGCGCATCTCACAGTTGATCAGCGAAGAGCATGGCAAGACCCTGGAAGATGCCGCAGGTGAACTGAAGCGCGGGATTGAAAACGTCGAGTATGCGTGTTCGGCGCCGGAAATTCTGAAGGGCGAGTACAGCCGCAACGTAGGACCGAACATTGATGCATGGTCGGATTTCCAACCGCTGGGCGTAGTTGCTGGCATTACGCCGTTCAATTTCCCTGCGATGGTGCCGTTGTGGATGTATCCGTTGGCGATCGTCTGCGGTAACTGTTTTATCCTGAAACCATCGGAGCGTGATCCGAGCTCCACACTGTTGATCGCACAACTGCTGCAGGAAGCCGGTCTGCCTAAGGGCGTGCTGAGCGTGGTGCACGGTGACAAGGGAGCGGTGGACGCGTTGATCGAAGCGCCGGAAGTGAAAGCATTGAGTTTCGTGGGTTCGACGCCGATTGCCGAGTACATCTATTCCGAAGCAACCAAGCGTGGCAAACGCGTCCAGGCGCTGGGTGGTGCGAAGAACCACGCAGTGCTGATGCCGGATGCGGATCTGGATAATGCCGTCAGTGCTTTGATGGGCGCTGCTTATGGTTCTTGCGGTGAGCGCTGCATGGCGATCTCGGTGGCCGTGTGCGTGGGCGACCAGGTGGCGGATGCATTGATTGCCAAGCTGGTGCCGCAGGTCAAGGCGCTGAAGATCGGCGCGGGCACGTCCTGCGGCCTGGATATGGGGCCACTGGTGACTGGGCAAGCCCGTGACAAAGTCAGTGGTTATATAGAAGACGGTGTGGCGGCGGGTGCCAAGCTGGTGGTTGATGGCCGTGGGTTGAGTGTTGCCGGGCATGAAGAAGGCTTCTTCCTCGGTGGCAGCCTGTTTGACCGTGTCACGCCTGAGATGCGCATCTATAAGGAAGAGATCTTTGGGCCCGTGCTGTGCGTGGTTCGGGTGAATAGCCTGGAAGCGGCGATGCAGCTGATCAACGATCACGAATATGGCAACGGCACTTGCATCTTTACCCGTGACGGTGAAGCGGCGCGTCTGTTCTGTGACGAAATTGAAGTGGGCATGGTCGGCGTGAACGTACCGTTGCCGGTGCCGGTGGCTTATCACAGTTTTGGGGGTTGGAAGCGTTCGCTGTTTGGCGACCTGCATGCATATGGACCGGATGGGGTGCGTTTCTATACCCGTCGCAAGGCGATTACGCAGCGCTGGCCACAGCGGGCCAGTCATGAGGCGTCGCAATTTGCTTT